In one window of Arthrobacter pascens DNA:
- the coaA gene encoding type I pantothenate kinase, translating to MTNVTLQRNETNGEGVSPFVELDRQTWSRLAAQMEQPLNEEDIVRLRGLGDPLDMNEVREVYLPLSRLLHLYVEASHQLHSATTTFLGEQTQRTPFVIGVAGSVAVGKSTIARVLREMLRRWPGTPNVELITTDGFLYPLAELKRRQLLERKGFPESYDRRALLRFVSEIKGGAEEVRAPWYSHVTYDIVPGKEVVVRRPDVLIVEGLNVLAPARPRHDGRQGLALSDFFDFSIYVDAKTSYIEEWYVDRFRKLQSTAFAQPESYFHRYATLSAEEAERTARDIWKRINEPNLEENVLPTRGRAQLVLTKDADHSIRRMLLRKV from the coding sequence ATCACTAACGTGACCTTGCAACGCAATGAAACGAACGGCGAGGGTGTCTCCCCGTTCGTTGAGCTGGACCGGCAAACGTGGTCCCGGCTGGCAGCCCAGATGGAACAGCCTCTGAATGAAGAGGACATTGTCCGTCTGCGCGGCCTCGGCGACCCCCTGGACATGAACGAGGTCCGGGAGGTCTACCTGCCGCTGTCCAGGCTGCTTCACCTGTACGTTGAGGCCTCCCACCAGCTTCATTCGGCCACCACGACGTTTTTAGGCGAGCAGACGCAGCGCACACCGTTTGTCATCGGCGTGGCCGGGTCTGTGGCGGTGGGCAAGTCCACCATTGCCCGTGTGCTTCGGGAGATGCTCCGGCGCTGGCCCGGCACGCCCAACGTGGAGCTCATCACCACGGACGGCTTCCTGTACCCGCTTGCCGAGCTGAAACGGCGCCAGCTCCTGGAACGCAAAGGTTTCCCGGAGTCCTATGACCGGCGGGCGCTGCTGCGCTTCGTGAGCGAGATCAAGGGCGGCGCCGAGGAAGTAAGGGCACCGTGGTACTCGCACGTCACGTACGACATCGTTCCGGGCAAGGAAGTGGTGGTCCGCCGCCCGGATGTCCTGATCGTCGAAGGCCTGAATGTGCTGGCGCCTGCCCGCCCGCGCCATGACGGCAGGCAGGGCCTGGCGCTGAGTGACTTCTTCGACTTCTCCATCTATGTGGATGCCAAAACGTCCTACATCGAGGAGTGGTACGTGGACCGTTTCCGCAAGCTCCAGAGCACAGCGTTCGCGCAGCCGGAGTCATACTTCCATCGTTACGCCACACTGTCCGCTGAAGAGGCGGAACGCACCGCACGGGACATCTGGAAGCGCATCAATGAGCCCAACCTGGAGGAAAACGTGCTGCCAACGCGGGGCCGCGCCCAGCTGGTGCTGACCAAGGATGCTGACCACTCCATCCGCCGCATGCTCCTGCGGAAGGTCTAG
- a CDS encoding Flp family type IVb pilin — translation MTSLMVSMIAFVAGVKDRFSSEKGATAVEYGLLVALIAAVIVTIVATLGGQINTAFTTISNKL, via the coding sequence ATGACTTCTCTCATGGTCTCAATGATCGCATTTGTCGCCGGGGTCAAGGATCGCTTCTCTTCCGAGAAGGGCGCCACCGCGGTTGAATACGGCCTTCTCGTGGCACTGATCGCCGCCGTGATTGTCACCATCGTCGCAACACTGGGCGGCCAGATCAACACGGCCTTCACCACTATTTCCAACAAGCTCTAG
- a CDS encoding glycosyltransferase family 39 protein — MPVKRGDALGLAALVTAAGIMFFWRLDSNGWGNGYYAAAAQAGAVNWEAFFFGSSDGGNAITVDKLPASIWLSSLSVRLFGLSSWSLLGPQALLGVGTVVLTYFTVRRHFRHSSAMIAGTVLLLTPAAAVMFRYNNPDALLTFLLTLATYLMIRACEDGRWQWVLGTGAVIGAAFLTKSAQALLLLPTLGGVYLYSGPGQLKRRFLQLVAGLATVAAAAGWWVVIAEATPQESRPYAGGSFSNSFVEVLLRQNGLGRILGSAGGGTPGQEAAPPGLLRLIQYSSFGSQGAWLLPAAVLLLAATLVLLRFQPRCDARRATLLFSGGWILSYWVTFSFMGGVVHAYYLIAIAPPIAMVIGATWEMLRPAQRWVPFRLVAASAVLVCGIVAFGYLSNSSPFGPVLALVVLAFCLVGCELTVFRLRNHRARRFLVVSLVATCGFGPLLFSVSAIASAHTGVSPAASMVGSHAVLDSPDPSLWPDGNTESTRGTALGHLADPQVVAFLRQADNPASRWAAASPGALNAAQYQLTLQRPVMPVGGFNGGTPYPSVSQFSNYIESGQIRYYLVRHDSHDIQAEAGFADEVTNWVREHFAHIQIGEMDVFDLRLRLPNS; from the coding sequence ATGCCTGTGAAACGTGGAGATGCGCTCGGCCTTGCGGCCCTCGTCACTGCTGCCGGGATCATGTTTTTCTGGCGACTGGATTCCAACGGCTGGGGCAATGGGTACTATGCTGCAGCAGCTCAGGCCGGCGCTGTCAACTGGGAGGCATTCTTCTTCGGGTCTTCGGACGGCGGCAACGCCATCACGGTGGACAAGTTGCCGGCCAGCATCTGGTTATCGTCATTGTCAGTGCGGCTGTTTGGCCTCAGCTCATGGAGTCTCTTGGGGCCGCAAGCCCTTCTCGGTGTCGGAACCGTAGTCCTTACCTATTTCACCGTCCGCCGGCACTTTCGGCATAGTTCTGCCATGATAGCCGGCACTGTCCTGCTGCTTACTCCTGCCGCTGCAGTGATGTTTCGCTATAACAATCCAGATGCTCTCCTCACCTTTCTTCTGACTCTCGCGACCTACCTCATGATCCGTGCCTGCGAAGATGGGCGGTGGCAGTGGGTGCTGGGCACGGGGGCGGTTATTGGAGCTGCCTTCCTGACAAAGTCCGCTCAGGCGCTACTGCTCCTTCCCACACTGGGCGGGGTGTACTTGTACTCAGGCCCGGGCCAGCTTAAGCGGCGGTTCTTACAGCTGGTGGCAGGTCTGGCCACTGTCGCCGCCGCGGCAGGATGGTGGGTGGTCATTGCCGAAGCCACACCTCAAGAATCCAGACCCTATGCAGGCGGCTCGTTCAGCAACAGCTTTGTTGAAGTACTCCTCAGACAGAATGGCTTGGGGAGGATCCTGGGATCTGCTGGCGGCGGGACCCCAGGACAGGAAGCTGCACCCCCGGGGCTTTTGAGGCTCATACAGTATTCGTCCTTCGGCAGCCAGGGGGCGTGGTTGTTGCCGGCAGCGGTCCTTCTTCTTGCCGCCACGCTGGTCCTCTTGCGATTTCAGCCTCGCTGCGACGCAAGGCGTGCGACTCTGCTTTTTTCCGGAGGATGGATACTCAGCTATTGGGTCACTTTCAGTTTCATGGGAGGCGTGGTACACGCCTACTACCTGATTGCAATCGCTCCTCCAATCGCGATGGTCATCGGGGCAACTTGGGAAATGCTCCGCCCGGCCCAGAGGTGGGTACCGTTTCGGCTCGTTGCAGCGTCAGCGGTATTAGTCTGCGGTATCGTCGCCTTTGGTTATCTCTCAAACTCATCACCCTTCGGCCCTGTTCTTGCCTTGGTTGTCTTGGCCTTCTGCCTTGTCGGCTGCGAATTAACCGTATTTCGCCTCCGGAACCATAGGGCACGCCGTTTTTTGGTTGTCTCTCTTGTGGCTACCTGTGGCTTCGGGCCGCTGTTGTTCTCAGTTTCCGCCATAGCCAGCGCTCACACTGGAGTCTCCCCCGCCGCATCCATGGTCGGGAGCCACGCGGTTCTCGACTCGCCTGACCCGTCGCTTTGGCCGGATGGCAACACCGAAAGTACGAGGGGAACGGCACTGGGTCACTTGGCCGATCCCCAAGTTGTAGCATTCCTTCGGCAGGCAGACAATCCCGCGTCACGCTGGGCTGCAGCTTCTCCCGGCGCCCTGAACGCTGCACAGTATCAGCTCACCCTGCAACGGCCGGTCATGCCCGTCGGAGGTTTCAACGGAGGTACACCATATCCGAGCGTTTCCCAGTTCAGCAATTACATTGAATCGGGCCAGATCCGCTACTACCTTGTTCGGCACGACTCTCACGATATCCAGGCCGAAGCTGGGTTCGCCGACGAGGTGACTAACTGGGTTCGAGAACATTTTGCACACATCCAGATAGGTGAGATGGACGTCTTCGATCTTCGCCTGCGGCTCCCGAATTCCTGA
- a CDS encoding TadE/TadG family type IV pilus assembly protein → MKTLGNPERRKRRAREAGAVAVEFALVLPIFLALVLGIAEFGRAFNTQVSLTEAGREAARYAAIHCAESTYSAANAQAAGVAAAPSVSLSSADIGISYSGTGTCSPGNNAVVTVSYTTPWMTGFPALIPGMPASLTIQGKGVMRCGG, encoded by the coding sequence ATGAAGACTCTTGGCAACCCGGAACGGCGTAAACGTCGTGCACGCGAGGCAGGCGCTGTCGCCGTCGAGTTTGCACTCGTACTACCGATCTTCTTGGCACTTGTGCTCGGCATCGCCGAATTCGGCAGGGCATTCAATACTCAGGTTTCGCTCACGGAGGCAGGTCGTGAAGCTGCGCGCTATGCAGCCATCCACTGCGCAGAGAGCACGTACTCGGCCGCCAACGCCCAGGCTGCCGGAGTGGCCGCAGCGCCGTCCGTATCCCTGAGTTCCGCGGACATCGGCATCAGCTATTCCGGCACTGGCACCTGTTCCCCCGGCAACAATGCCGTGGTCACGGTGAGCTATACAACTCCATGGATGACAGGCTTCCCCGCGCTGATTCCGGGCATGCCTGCCAGCCTCACAATTCAAGGCAAGGGTGTAATGCGATGCGGCGGATGA
- a CDS encoding Flp family type IVb pilin, whose translation MMLSILGFITKVKAELRSEKGATAVEYGLLVALIAAVIVTIVATLGGQLNTAFTTMSNAL comes from the coding sequence ATGATGCTTTCAATTCTGGGATTCATTACGAAAGTCAAGGCTGAACTCCGCTCGGAAAAGGGCGCGACGGCAGTTGAATACGGCCTTCTCGTGGCTTTGATCGCGGCGGTCATCGTCACCATCGTCGCGACTCTCGGAGGCCAACTCAACACGGCTTTCACCACAATGTCCAACGCGTTATAG
- the mscL gene encoding large conductance mechanosensitive channel protein MscL, whose amino-acid sequence MLTGFKNFIMKGNVVDLAVAVVMGAAFSSVVTSIVQGLLTPLIGRLFSAKGIEEMQWEGFMYGSVISAVISFVLVAAAIYFVVVLPMNHMIALRNRKLGIDKDVKEEAAEDPQIALLTEIRDALQARQP is encoded by the coding sequence ATGCTCACAGGATTCAAGAATTTCATTATGAAGGGCAACGTCGTTGACCTTGCCGTCGCCGTCGTGATGGGTGCTGCTTTCAGCTCTGTCGTGACCTCTATTGTCCAGGGCCTGCTGACGCCGCTCATCGGACGTCTGTTCAGTGCCAAGGGCATCGAAGAAATGCAATGGGAGGGATTCATGTACGGATCCGTCATCTCCGCAGTCATTTCGTTCGTGCTGGTGGCCGCCGCGATCTACTTCGTGGTGGTGCTGCCGATGAACCACATGATCGCGCTCCGCAACCGCAAGCTCGGAATCGACAAGGACGTGAAGGAAGAAGCTGCGGAAGACCCGCAGATCGCCCTGCTCACCGAAATCCGGGATGCGCTGCAGGCTCGGCAGCCCTGA
- a CDS encoding prepilin peptidase, protein MTFLGNAGSAGTLLVACLGLLGFILSPFAEWAIAKLLPRLGGLPSTVSRVTTAIITGFICGAFAIRFGSDPALSAFILLAVLGVQLARIDISLHLLPNPLVLSLLLAGLVLFLLPVFAGAHWTELLRAVAGAAMLFVSYLILAIITPGGIGMGDVKLAGPVGLYLGYLGWDQLLYGGLLGFIVGGIASALVLRFHLKERPAEVAYGPSMLAAVVAVSVIWG, encoded by the coding sequence GTGACTTTTCTGGGCAATGCCGGCTCGGCTGGCACACTCTTGGTGGCCTGCCTCGGCCTCCTGGGGTTCATTCTGTCCCCGTTCGCCGAGTGGGCTATCGCGAAGCTCCTCCCCCGGCTTGGAGGATTGCCTTCCACCGTTTCCAGAGTTACGACGGCGATAATCACCGGATTCATCTGTGGAGCCTTTGCCATAAGGTTTGGCTCCGATCCGGCGCTATCGGCATTTATCCTGCTTGCCGTTCTGGGCGTTCAACTCGCAAGAATTGATATTTCGCTTCATTTGCTGCCCAATCCCTTAGTCCTGTCTCTTCTCCTGGCGGGCCTCGTCCTGTTTCTCCTGCCTGTTTTTGCAGGGGCGCACTGGACAGAACTCCTTCGTGCGGTGGCCGGCGCCGCGATGTTGTTCGTTTCCTACTTGATTTTGGCGATTATTACCCCCGGCGGCATCGGAATGGGCGACGTGAAGCTCGCCGGACCCGTCGGCCTGTACTTGGGCTACCTAGGTTGGGACCAACTGCTGTACGGCGGCCTGCTCGGCTTCATTGTCGGAGGAATCGCATCCGCTCTCGTGTTGAGGTTTCACCTGAAAGAAAGGCCTGCCGAAGTGGCCTACGGTCCGTCGATGCTCGCCGCCGTCGTCGCTGTGTCAGTTATTTGGGGTTGA
- a CDS encoding glycosyltransferase family 87 protein — MWGTRRVKAVLVEPGKLSAALFTRKLDSLITPDRVRIYPRIFLAASLLGLTISSLVRVMDPTVQGAFLPDYLAHWSGGGLLLLGDSTDLYDPEIQHEFQKNALGTEVDFSWFVSPPFVAAFYAPLALLPYGLSGLVWLILSASLIVCTTLSLKSLAPGLILRKRSLVVIAVLASPVVFEILGSGQDSAFILAAWLAGIRLLISRHSFWAGAVLGLGLAKPQLVVLVPLVLLATRNYRALAAFVAVCALLMGISLGIVGGEGLYQWVATLSGPLYLDHVQQGQAWKMVGLPSLVQALLPPAWGSVLAPVLTTSALPVGAGILLLWLHRLRGQLVEAQAIWIATLATTATFSPHLATYDAVLFIPIILYLLQRRPSPLIRVASTAAFILLWMVPVLHLAAAPLPWPLAVIDAPWSAIPLALIWFESLKALQPNRTESLASSKVNRNSAQPRPVKPVPKIEGQPEAGR; from the coding sequence ATGTGGGGAACCAGAAGGGTAAAGGCCGTTCTTGTTGAACCGGGCAAGCTAAGTGCTGCCCTGTTCACGCGCAAGCTAGACAGCCTTATCACACCGGATCGGGTGCGAATATACCCAAGAATATTCTTGGCCGCGTCCCTGCTTGGCCTGACAATCTCCTCGCTTGTCCGGGTAATGGACCCCACAGTCCAGGGTGCATTTTTGCCCGACTACCTGGCCCATTGGAGTGGAGGGGGCCTGCTACTTCTCGGGGATTCGACGGACCTTTATGACCCTGAAATTCAGCACGAGTTCCAAAAGAATGCCCTCGGCACGGAAGTAGACTTCTCGTGGTTTGTCTCCCCCCCATTCGTCGCCGCTTTCTACGCCCCCTTGGCTCTCCTCCCCTACGGTCTGAGCGGGCTGGTCTGGCTGATCTTGAGCGCCTCTCTGATCGTCTGCACCACCCTAAGTTTGAAGTCTCTCGCGCCAGGACTAATACTTCGAAAGCGGAGCCTCGTGGTCATCGCGGTCCTAGCATCACCTGTGGTCTTTGAAATACTCGGCAGCGGCCAGGACTCTGCGTTCATCCTCGCAGCGTGGCTAGCCGGCATTCGGTTGCTCATCAGCCGTCACTCTTTCTGGGCCGGAGCCGTGTTGGGCTTAGGCCTTGCCAAGCCTCAGCTTGTCGTCCTGGTGCCGCTCGTCCTTTTGGCTACCCGGAACTACCGGGCCCTTGCCGCCTTTGTGGCGGTCTGCGCCCTTCTCATGGGCATCTCACTGGGAATAGTCGGAGGTGAGGGTCTGTATCAATGGGTTGCCACGCTTTCGGGTCCCCTGTATTTGGATCACGTTCAGCAGGGTCAAGCATGGAAGATGGTAGGCCTACCTTCTCTTGTGCAGGCGCTACTTCCGCCGGCTTGGGGCAGCGTGCTGGCACCGGTACTGACGACCTCAGCACTCCCAGTGGGAGCTGGAATACTGCTCCTCTGGCTGCACAGGCTCCGCGGGCAACTGGTCGAGGCTCAGGCAATATGGATCGCAACTCTGGCAACGACGGCCACCTTTTCGCCGCACCTAGCCACTTATGATGCAGTTCTCTTCATTCCAATCATCCTTTACCTCCTCCAGCGGCGGCCATCACCGTTGATTCGTGTAGCTTCTACAGCCGCCTTTATCCTCTTGTGGATGGTGCCCGTCCTTCATTTGGCAGCGGCTCCCCTCCCTTGGCCACTTGCAGTCATCGATGCACCGTGGTCTGCCATACCCTTGGCCCTCATATGGTTTGAATCGCTTAAAGCACTCCAACCCAATCGCACGGAAAGCCTAGCGAGCAGCAAGGTCAATCGAAATTCCGCACAGCCGCGGCCGGTGAAGCCCGTGCCCAAGATTGAAGGTCAGCCAGAAGCGGGCCGATAA
- a CDS encoding M15 family metallopeptidase, whose protein sequence is MCQDCRSAGASRRSFARFLAAGAGLTVLSACTPDVPAQEAPSSSASSTAPPAPSASPSPVVDTTTVGPTPAVQSPTEVPAPPSPAAAMPRKYSLTDPASPWLVVNKHRPLVPADYVPADLVLPGIRLAVSGEATHLNSTTAAAAEALFAAAAKDGVTMTLASGYRSYSTQVSTYNGYVASRGQADADTASARPGYSEHQTGWSFDIGDGGGACSFQPCFAEQPAAVWAKANCHRYGFVVRYPWMFHTITGYYYEPWHLRYIGVEAATDMANRGINTLEEYFGLEAAPGYP, encoded by the coding sequence ATGTGCCAAGACTGCCGATCGGCGGGAGCCAGCCGGCGCAGCTTCGCCCGGTTCCTGGCCGCAGGAGCCGGCCTGACTGTCCTTTCCGCCTGCACGCCGGACGTCCCGGCCCAGGAGGCGCCGTCGTCGTCCGCTTCCTCCACCGCTCCCCCGGCTCCCTCCGCATCCCCCTCGCCTGTCGTGGACACGACCACCGTAGGTCCGACGCCGGCTGTACAGTCCCCCACAGAGGTGCCGGCTCCGCCGTCGCCGGCTGCCGCGATGCCGCGGAAGTACTCACTGACAGACCCTGCCAGCCCGTGGCTGGTGGTCAACAAGCACCGCCCGCTGGTTCCGGCCGACTACGTTCCGGCGGACCTGGTGCTGCCGGGCATCAGGCTCGCGGTGTCCGGCGAGGCCACGCATCTGAACAGCACGACGGCGGCTGCCGCGGAAGCGTTGTTTGCTGCGGCCGCGAAGGATGGCGTGACCATGACCCTGGCGAGCGGCTACCGCTCGTACTCCACCCAGGTTTCGACGTACAACGGCTACGTGGCTTCGCGCGGTCAGGCCGACGCCGACACGGCCAGCGCGCGCCCCGGATATTCCGAGCACCAGACGGGCTGGTCCTTCGACATCGGCGACGGCGGCGGGGCCTGCAGCTTCCAGCCGTGCTTCGCCGAACAGCCAGCCGCGGTATGGGCCAAGGCGAACTGCCACCGGTACGGCTTTGTGGTCAGGTACCCATGGATGTTCCATACGATCACCGGGTATTACTACGAACCCTGGCACCTGCGGTACATCGGCGTGGAGGCTGCCACCGACATGGCCAACCGGGGCATCAACACCCTGGAGGAATACTTCGGCCTGGAAGCGGCGCCTGGGTATCCCTGA
- the glmM gene encoding phosphoglucosamine mutase, translated as MSRLFGTDGVRGLANGLLTAELAMQLAQAAAVVLGHDRNTNGTRPRAVVARDPRASGEFIAAAVEAGLSSSGIDVYDAGVLPTPAAAYLVADLDADFGVMISASHNPAPDNGIKFFARGGQKLPDDVEDAIEERLGTEPARPVGADVGRIQRFSDAEDRYVVHLLRTLPHRLEGLKVVLDCAHGAASGCSPQVFKDAGADVVVIGADPDGHNINDGVGSTHLGPLKAAVVQHGADLGIAHDGDADRCLAVDHEGNEVDGDQIMAILAVALKASGRLKDDVLVATVMSNLGLKIALREAGISLRETAVGDRYVLEGMRDGGYNLGGEQSGHVIFADYATTGDGILTGLQLAAQIALTGRSLKQLATVMTKLPQVLINVAGVDRTRVNHSEALSQAVSAAEAELGETGRVLLRPSGTEPVVRVMVEAADEATAQAIAERLTQIVRTELALELVRD; from the coding sequence ATGTCTAGATTATTTGGAACAGATGGTGTCCGGGGCCTGGCTAACGGCCTGTTGACAGCGGAGCTGGCGATGCAGCTGGCCCAGGCGGCCGCCGTTGTGCTCGGTCATGACCGCAACACCAACGGCACCCGGCCCCGCGCTGTGGTGGCTCGTGACCCCCGAGCCAGCGGGGAATTCATTGCCGCTGCCGTTGAGGCCGGGCTCTCAAGCTCGGGCATCGACGTATACGACGCCGGTGTCCTCCCGACGCCGGCGGCGGCCTATCTCGTGGCTGACTTGGACGCCGATTTCGGCGTGATGATCTCCGCCTCGCACAATCCGGCACCGGACAACGGCATCAAATTCTTTGCCCGTGGCGGCCAGAAGCTCCCGGACGACGTCGAGGACGCCATCGAGGAACGGCTGGGGACCGAGCCGGCCCGGCCGGTCGGGGCGGACGTAGGGCGCATCCAGCGGTTCTCGGATGCTGAGGACCGCTACGTCGTCCACCTGCTCCGCACCCTCCCGCACCGCCTCGAGGGGCTGAAAGTGGTCCTGGACTGCGCCCACGGTGCCGCGAGCGGCTGCTCACCTCAGGTCTTCAAAGACGCCGGCGCCGATGTCGTGGTCATTGGCGCGGATCCCGACGGACACAACATCAACGACGGCGTTGGTTCCACCCACCTGGGCCCGTTGAAGGCCGCAGTGGTGCAGCACGGAGCGGACCTCGGCATCGCGCATGACGGCGACGCCGACCGCTGCCTCGCTGTAGACCACGAAGGCAACGAGGTGGACGGCGACCAGATCATGGCCATCCTGGCCGTGGCGCTGAAAGCCTCCGGCAGGCTCAAGGACGACGTCCTGGTCGCCACGGTGATGAGCAATCTGGGCCTGAAGATCGCGCTCCGCGAAGCAGGTATCAGCCTCCGCGAAACTGCCGTGGGGGACCGCTACGTCCTTGAAGGCATGCGCGACGGCGGCTACAACCTTGGCGGTGAACAGTCCGGTCACGTGATTTTTGCCGACTACGCCACCACGGGCGATGGCATCCTAACGGGCCTCCAGTTAGCAGCGCAGATCGCCTTGACGGGACGTTCCCTTAAGCAGCTTGCTACCGTGATGACAAAACTCCCGCAGGTATTGATTAATGTCGCGGGTGTGGACCGCACCCGCGTGAACCATTCGGAGGCGCTGTCACAGGCAGTGTCCGCCGCTGAGGCCGAACTCGGCGAAACTGGACGTGTGCTGCTGCGACCGTCGGGAACCGAACCCGTAGTACGCGTCATGGTGGAGGCAGCCGACGAGGCGACTGCCCAAGCGATCGCCGAACGCCTTACCCAGATTGTCCGCACCGAGTTGGCGCTGGAGCTCGTCAGGGACTGA
- the rplM gene encoding 50S ribosomal protein L13 yields MRTYTPKPGDINRQWHVIDATDVVLGRLASQTAILLRGKHKATFASHMDMGDFVIIINAEKVALTGAKLEQKRAYRHSGYPGGLTSVNYAELLESNPVRAVEKAIKGMLPKNSLAAQQLGKLKVYRGAEHPHAAQQPKTFEITQVAQ; encoded by the coding sequence GTGCGTACGTACACCCCGAAGCCCGGCGATATCAACCGCCAGTGGCACGTCATTGACGCCACAGACGTTGTCCTTGGTCGTCTTGCGAGCCAGACCGCAATCCTGCTGCGCGGCAAGCACAAGGCCACCTTTGCGTCCCACATGGACATGGGCGACTTCGTCATCATCATCAACGCCGAGAAGGTAGCCCTGACCGGCGCCAAGCTGGAGCAGAAGCGCGCTTACCGCCACTCCGGTTACCCGGGCGGCCTGACCTCCGTCAACTATGCGGAACTCCTGGAATCCAACCCGGTCCGCGCCGTTGAGAAGGCCATCAAGGGCATGCTCCCCAAGAACTCCCTCGCTGCACAGCAGCTGGGCAAGCTGAAGGTGTACCGCGGTGCAGAGCACCCGCATGCCGCCCAGCAGCCCAAGACTTTCGAAATTACCCAGGTCGCCCAGTAG
- the rpsI gene encoding 30S ribosomal protein S9, protein MAQNEETTEAVEAEETLTSYTSESGAAEAAAPKKERPALTVAGAAVGRRKEAVARVRVVPGSGKWTINGRELANYFPNKLHQQDVNEPFKILDLDGAYDVIARIHGGGISGQAGALRLGIARSLNEIDVENNRAILKKAGYLSRDARVIERKKAGLKKARKAQQYSKR, encoded by the coding sequence GTGGCTCAGAACGAAGAGACCACCGAAGCCGTTGAGGCTGAGGAAACCCTGACCAGCTACACCTCGGAAAGCGGAGCTGCCGAGGCTGCTGCGCCGAAGAAGGAGCGCCCGGCCCTGACCGTGGCCGGCGCAGCTGTTGGCCGCCGCAAGGAAGCCGTTGCACGCGTTCGCGTTGTGCCGGGTTCCGGCAAGTGGACCATCAACGGCCGCGAGCTGGCAAACTACTTCCCGAACAAGCTGCACCAGCAGGACGTCAACGAGCCCTTCAAGATCCTCGATCTTGACGGTGCCTATGACGTCATCGCCCGCATCCACGGCGGCGGCATCTCCGGCCAGGCCGGTGCGCTGCGCCTCGGCATCGCCCGTTCACTCAACGAGATCGACGTCGAGAACAACCGCGCCATCCTGAAGAAGGCCGGTTACCTGTCCCGTGACGCCCGCGTCATCGAGCGCAAGAAGGCCGGTCTCAAGAAGGCCCGTAAGGCTCAGCAGTACTCCAAGCGCTAA